The following is a genomic window from Calypte anna isolate BGI_N300 chromosome 15, bCalAnn1_v1.p, whole genome shotgun sequence.
ActacaaaagcttttaaatcttCTGTTCTAGAGCTCCTGCTCCCATTTACCTTCCTGAGAGCCATCTCTGAGGCTCGATGCTCCAGCACAAGTGCATTTAGTTGTGCTCCTAACTCCTGAATGTCCTGCTGCAGTCCAGCACACCTGGCCTGGGAGGCTTGCAgctcttctttttgctgtttttctccctcttccttcaTCTGCTGGATGATGGTCTTGGAGTCTTGGGGCAGATCTTGCATGCTGGTTTGGAGGTCTTTGATGACATTATCCTTCCAGTCAGCCTAGAAAGAAGAGAAACCCcggagaaagaaaaaaaatccacacagaaATGGATTTGGGGAGGTGTAAAGTGGGCAGGAGGTGGAGAAGACACAAGAAGAGCCCCTGCTGCTCTGGTAGCAAAAGGAACCTGCAACTGCTGGCAGAGGGAAAAGAGTCAGATTTCCACAAGATGATTTGGAAACCTGTGGAGAGAGCCCTGTGACTCCCTCAAGCTTTGGGTCAGAGAGGCTCTTGGGGGGGACTCAGAAGAATGCAAGAAAAATCCTGAGCTGGGAGCAGTGCCACAGGTTTATACATGATGCCTCAGCCAAGCTGCCAAACTGCACATAAAAATCTCAAATGTCTCAATTccaaggagcagagggaatgggaAAAGCAGGGCCTTGTCTCCATCAGCACCATTCAGTGCAGCAAGCACTGGACAAAACCTTCCCCTCCAACCACTCttgcaggaaggagaaagaaaagcatatgTATAAAAGAAAGGATTGCTTGTCAGGAGCTCAGGGGGCTGAATGCTGACACAGCCCACAGACTCACAGAAGGAGCCTGGGAAATGCTCATTTATTTATCTGTACCTCAGtttccttcactgaaaaaacccccacatatATTCATATAATCATGTTAATCACAAGTGCTCTACAGCAGTGAGTACTACAGAGTTGGAGGTCACAGAAATGTTGGTTTTAAGCAAAAGTGAAGGCAGAGCAGatattaaaaatggattttaatcAGAGCAATCTCTGCCTGGGATTTCCATCATTTCATCTGCAGCAAATGAAGCCTTGTGCTGGCAGCCAACACTGAAGCCTTGCCAAAAAGCTACTACAGCAATTTGTGTGGCCTGTCCCTTTCTAAGCTCAGCTCCTTTCTAAACTCAGTGACTTGTGTCATTCCAATTGGCCAGTGCAAACAGGTTCAAACCATGCcaaatttgtttgctttttaaaaatctgaagcatGCAATAAGCATTTTCCCCATTATATCTCACAATGACAACAGTATCTTTAGGGTCTGGTTTCAAAATCATTTCTGGAACTTCCCTCTCTGCAAGTAGGGCACCAGTTTTTAGCTTACCAAAGTTTTGCTTCAGGAATGCTTTGTTGGGAATGATATTCCCATTGTATCATACCTCCTCCTCTTGAGTCTGTGCTGTTGCTGCCAGCTCAGCCTCCAAAGCTGTGATggtttcagtgttttccttaATCTGGAGGGAGACAGCTTTCATGAACCgaagtttttcttcctcttcctcaggacTGGTCAGGAGTCTCTCAAGCACCAAATTCCTGAACTCCTTCAAGGCTTTGATAAATACTTTAGCTGGTGACTCTCTCACCAAAGCTTGTCGTTTCAGAACCTGGCAAACTACAGGGTTGGGCAGCAAGAGCCTCAGGACATTTCTAGTAGAACCTTTCAGCTGTTCCAGCAAGCAGAGGCTGCTCCATGGATCCTCGGCTCTCAGGTACTCCATTTCCTTTGAAAGCTTCTGGTGCTCCACCAGGCTGGTTGTGCCCTCAGGTCCCAGGATATCAGCAAAGTTATCCAGAGATTCAATCACACATGGGATcatgctgctcagctccagcttgTCAATCATTTTATCCAAGACAGTGAGGATTCTTTTGGTCTCCAAGTTGTCAGGTATTAAAGAACCTGGATCTAACCCCCTCATGAGTTTTGGGGTGATTGTTGCCATGTCTGGAGTTGCCATACCCTTCCCCAGGGGGTTTTCTTTGCTTCACTTCCTGGGATGATATTTGGTGGATCCCCTGGTGCCAAGGCTTCAGCTGAACTCTTGTGAGCTGAGCGTTTTGACATCTAGAAGGGACACAACATCACTGAGGATGCTCAGTCAGGGgacatctctgctgctcctgtcacaaactctgctttctcggattttctttctaaaaggaGAATGTGGGGACAGCATTAGAGAAACGATgtaacttgagaaaaaaaaaaataggagctTCAGCTGACACTGTAGTTCTTCCCGGATCTGGACACGGGATCGTGCATCAGAACCGGTCCCTgtcccagagaggctgtgaaaaCACCtccagaagggaagaaaatcaCGGATTCCTTGTTTGAGAGGCGGTGGGGAGAAAGCTCCCGACTCCTCCTGAGCAGCAGGTGAGATGGAACGCAGCTCTGCCATCTCCAGAGATGTGGAGAAGGGTTTGGAAATCCCTGGGgccagctgggaggagagggcagagatCCCCGGCGTCAggcacccacctccctccctccttccactGCCGCAGCGGCGAGAGGgcaaagggggggggggggctttgggTACCCCCAGGGCGAGaggaaggggcagagggaggCGGACAAGGAGGGAAGGGTGCCCTTGGTGCGTGTTGTGGGAAGCAGGGAGGCAGGGGGAGCCAGAGGGCTGGAGAGTCAGAGGGATTGGGACATTCCCGCCACAGGGACCCCCGAGGGAGGGCCCGGGGGAGCCGGGGCAGGACCTGGGGAGCGTGAGAGGAGCGTCTGAGGAGAAGCCGAAGTCTGGGGGGGTGTTCGGGGTGTGTCTCAGGAAAGGGGCGTTGGTCCCAGGCTGCCGCTGTGTCCTGCGGCGAACTCGGTTCCGTCCCGACCCGGAACGGCCTGAGCCTCATGGAACGCTGCGGTTGCTTGGCAACGGGGGTGAGGGGCGGGGCTTCTCCCAACAGCCAATGGCGACCGGCGCCCGCCCCACCGCTCCGTGCCCCTCCCTTGATTGGCAGCGCTGCTGACCAATGAGAAGCTCGGGGCTGTGCGCAGCAGGGAGGGTGTGGGCCGCCATCTTGTGGTGTCGGGACGGGGAGCGGGAGGAGCGG
Proteins encoded in this region:
- the IQCD gene encoding dynein regulatory complex protein 10, which gives rise to MATPDMATITPKLMRGLDPGSLIPDNLETKRILTVLDKMIDKLELSSMIPCVIESLDNFADILGPEGTTSLVEHQKLSKEMEYLRAEDPWSSLCLLEQLKGSTRNVLRLLLPNPVVCQVLKRQALVRESPAKVFIKALKEFRNLVLERLLTSPEEEEEKLRFMKAVSLQIKENTETITALEAELAATAQTQEEEADWKDNVIKDLQTSMQDLPQDSKTIIQQMKEEGEKQQKEELQASQARCAGLQQDIQELGAQLNALVLEHRASEMALRKRKCRMEAEIVNWIQKYDTDMGEKEAEYEEIQAAYEEEKAQLSLLMEKRDFLLPEYSQIEEEHRILQEKKEQASRELAIMTRAAICIQAFWRGYLIRSIFKSKLKKKGKGKGKGKKAKK